A section of the Rhodospirillales bacterium genome encodes:
- a CDS encoding phosphoglycerate kinase, whose translation MFDKTDLKGKTVLLRLDLNVPVDDAHNVTDFTRIDRVKPTVLALRERGAKIVILSHFGRPKGKPDDKYSLKFLAPVLSERWGAPVSFEGQGDVVLKENLRFDPGEEKDDPAFAAQLAKLGDYYVNDAFSVSHRAHASVHALAKILPAEPGLSMRAELAALDAAVASPKKPVAAIVGGAKVSTKLDLLGNLVSKMDVLVLGGGMANTFLASRGWNPQKSLYEPDMLDTARAISARAEEQGCRIVLPVDCIAAETFAPDAKHVTCARPDMPKDWEVMDIGPETVKLVQEALEPCRTIVWNGPMGVFEMPAFAIGTTALAKYVAARTGEGRCVSVAGGGDTVSALAQAGVLDDFTYISTAGGAFLEWLEGKDLPGVTVLAKPKAAA comes from the coding sequence ATGTTTGACAAAACCGACCTTAAGGGAAAAACCGTTCTGCTGCGCCTCGACCTTAATGTCCCGGTCGACGACGCGCACAACGTCACCGATTTCACGCGCATCGACCGCGTCAAACCGACGGTACTGGCCCTGCGCGAACGCGGCGCGAAAATCGTGATCCTTTCGCATTTCGGGCGGCCCAAGGGCAAGCCGGACGATAAATATTCCCTGAAGTTTCTGGCCCCTGTCCTAAGCGAACGCTGGGGCGCGCCCGTATCCTTTGAAGGGCAGGGCGATGTAGTGCTGAAGGAAAATCTGCGCTTTGATCCGGGCGAGGAAAAAGACGACCCTGCCTTTGCCGCGCAACTTGCCAAACTGGGCGATTACTACGTCAACGATGCGTTCTCCGTTTCGCACCGCGCTCATGCCTCGGTCCATGCGCTGGCCAAAATCCTGCCCGCCGAACCGGGCCTTTCGATGCGCGCCGAACTCGCGGCGCTCGATGCCGCCGTTGCCAGCCCAAAAAAACCCGTTGCCGCCATCGTCGGCGGCGCCAAGGTGTCGACCAAGCTCGACCTGCTCGGCAATCTTGTATCGAAGATGGACGTGCTGGTGCTGGGCGGCGGCATGGCCAACACCTTTCTGGCTTCGCGCGGCTGGAACCCCCAGAAATCGCTTTACGAACCGGACATGCTGGACACCGCGCGCGCGATTTCCGCGCGGGCCGAGGAACAAGGCTGCCGCATCGTCCTGCCGGTCGATTGCATCGCCGCCGAAACCTTCGCCCCGGATGCGAAGCACGTCACCTGCGCCCGCCCCGACATGCCCAAGGATTGGGAAGTCATGGATATCGGCCCCGAAACCGTGAAACTGGTGCAGGAGGCGCTGGAGCCCTGCCGCACCATCGTCTGGAACGGCCCGATGGGCGTGTTTGAAATGCCGGCCTTTGCCATTGGCACCACCGCGCTGGCGAAATACGTGGCCGCACGCACGGGGGAAGGGCGCTGCGTCAGCGTCGCGGGCGGCGGCGACACGGTTTCGGCGTTGGCGCAGGCAGGGGTGCTTGACGACTTCACCTATATCTCCACCGCCGGCGGCGCGTTTCTGGAATGGCTGGAAGGCAAGGACTTGCCGGGCGTCACCGTCCTTGCAAAGCCGAAGGCGGCGGCCTAG
- a CDS encoding NifU family protein: MFIQTEATPNPDAIKFIPGTPVAPGGSFDYRMAADADKSPLARRLFKIAGVDGVYLGHDFVSVTKAADDDWAVLKPRILAAIMDHALSGLPTVEGVSTPAATQNAEDGEVVAQIRDILDERVRPAVAMDGGDIVFDRFEDGVVYLHMRGACSGCPSATATLKNGIENMLRHFVPEVREVRPA; this comes from the coding sequence ATGTTCATCCAGACCGAAGCCACGCCCAACCCCGACGCGATCAAATTCATCCCCGGTACGCCCGTCGCGCCGGGCGGATCGTTCGATTACCGCATGGCCGCCGATGCGGACAAGTCGCCATTGGCCCGGCGCCTGTTCAAGATCGCGGGGGTCGATGGCGTGTATCTGGGCCACGATTTCGTCAGCGTGACCAAGGCTGCGGATGACGATTGGGCGGTGCTCAAGCCGCGTATTCTGGCCGCGATCATGGATCACGCGCTTTCCGGCCTGCCGACGGTGGAGGGCGTAAGTACGCCCGCCGCCACCCAAAACGCGGAAGATGGCGAAGTAGTCGCACAAATCCGCGACATTCTGGATGAACGCGTGCGCCCGGCCGTGGCGATGGATGGCGGCGACATCGTCTTCGACCGGTTCGAGGACGGGGTGGTCTACTTGCACATGCGCGGCGCGTGCTCCGGCTGCCCGTCCGCGACCGCGACCTTGAAAAACGGCATCGAAAACATGCTCCGCCACTTCGTCCCCGAAGTGCGCGAAGTCAGACCGGCATAG
- a CDS encoding malonic semialdehyde reductase yields MILSDEALDLIFRQARSHRSFTPAPVSDALLQAVYELAKLGPTASNLQPMRVAFIKSHDAREKLFPLLDSGNVAKAQAAPVCAIIAFDTAFYETLDAERAAKYRDADNVAMLLRNSSLQGAYLMLAARALGLDCLPMSGFDNNGIDAAFFAGTGWKSNFLCLMGHGDAAKLAPRGPRLTFDDACQVI; encoded by the coding sequence ATGATCCTGTCCGACGAGGCGCTGGACCTCATCTTCCGCCAGGCGCGCAGCCATCGCAGCTTCACGCCCGCACCGGTCAGCGATGCGCTGCTTCAGGCGGTTTACGAACTGGCCAAGCTGGGCCCGACCGCCTCCAACCTCCAGCCGATGCGCGTGGCCTTCATAAAATCGCACGATGCGCGGGAAAAACTTTTCCCGCTTCTCGATTCCGGCAACGTCGCCAAGGCGCAAGCCGCGCCCGTATGCGCCATCATTGCCTTTGACACGGCTTTTTATGAAACGCTGGATGCCGAGCGCGCGGCGAAATACCGCGATGCCGACAACGTGGCGATGCTGCTGCGCAATTCCAGCCTGCAGGGCGCGTATCTGATGCTGGCCGCGCGTGCCCTCGGCCTTGATTGCCTGCCGATGTCCGGGTTCGACAATAACGGCATCGACGCCGCCTTTTTCGCCGGTACGGGGTGGAAATCCAATTTCCTGTGCCTAATGGGGCATGGCGATGCGGCCAAACTGGCGCCGCGCGGCCCGCGCCTGACCTTCGACGACGCATGTCAGGTGATCTGA
- the tsaB gene encoding tRNA (adenosine(37)-N6)-threonylcarbamoyltransferase complex dimerization subunit type 1 TsaB, whose product MSGDLNILAVDTALSACGVAVRRADGTLFAETEPMERGQAERLMPMIMERLDAAGLTLRDIDAYAVANGPGTFTGLRVGLATIRALAQISGKPAYGIGSFDAIARALPDRPLCILIETKRSDYYVRAPGCDDACMSGEELKAIIRPDWTLAGDAVARARAELGLSNPAHELAFLPLDALVAGALSFTLSRARDHAGASPALPEPVYLRGADVSSARRKPARIV is encoded by the coding sequence ATGTCAGGTGATCTGAATATTCTCGCCGTCGATACGGCCTTAAGCGCCTGCGGCGTCGCGGTGCGCCGCGCCGACGGCACGCTGTTCGCCGAAACCGAGCCAATGGAACGTGGACAGGCCGAACGCCTGATGCCGATGATCATGGAACGGCTGGACGCGGCGGGCCTGACCTTGCGCGATATCGACGCCTATGCGGTTGCCAACGGCCCCGGCACGTTTACCGGCCTGCGCGTGGGATTGGCCACGATCCGCGCCCTTGCGCAAATATCGGGCAAACCCGCCTATGGAATCGGCAGCTTCGACGCGATTGCCCGCGCGTTGCCGGACAGACCTTTATGTATCCTGATCGAAACCAAGCGCAGCGATTATTACGTCCGCGCCCCCGGCTGTGACGATGCCTGTATGTCCGGCGAGGAATTGAAGGCGATCATCCGTCCCGACTGGACGCTTGCGGGCGACGCGGTTGCCCGCGCCCGCGCCGAACTGGGCCTGTCTAACCCCGCGCATGAACTGGCCTTTCTGCCGCTGGACGCGTTGGTGGCCGGTGCGCTTTCGTTTACGCTTTCGCGTGCGCGCGATCATGCGGGCGCATCGCCCGCCCTGCCGGAACCCGTTTATCTGCGCGGGGCCGATGTTTCGTCCGCCCGCCGCAAACCTGCGCGGATTGTCTAG
- a CDS encoding MucR family transcriptional regulator — MSQPASSNAVNTGDILALTAQIVASYLSGNTVPAADIPALIDRVHKTLANVGAGGSGGVSAERPHPAVSIKKSVQPDYIVCLEDGRKLKMLKRHLKSAYNLTPEAYRERWGLPSDYPMVAPNYAAKRSKLAKNIGLGKRRKSGRKAK; from the coding sequence ATGTCCCAGCCCGCGTCCTCAAACGCCGTCAATACGGGCGATATTCTGGCCCTGACCGCCCAGATCGTCGCCAGCTATCTTTCCGGTAACACCGTTCCGGCGGCGGATATTCCCGCGTTGATCGACCGCGTGCACAAAACGCTTGCCAATGTCGGCGCTGGCGGCTCCGGGGGTGTTTCGGCTGAACGCCCGCACCCGGCCGTTTCGATCAAAAAATCGGTCCAGCCCGATTACATCGTGTGCCTTGAGGATGGCAGGAAGCTGAAAATGCTCAAACGCCACCTCAAAAGCGCCTACAACCTGACGCCGGAGGCTTACCGCGAACGCTGGGGCCTGCCCAGCGATTATCCGATGGTCGCCCCCAACTACGCCGCCAAGCGCAGCAAGCTGGCCAAGAATATCGGCCTTGGCAAGCGCCGCAAATCCGGCCGCAAGGCGAAATGA
- a CDS encoding cyclase family protein codes for MKSLVDLTHIFTGDMPVYPGDPCARLYQTMFVEKDGFSDHKVETCMHVGTHIDAPLHMIAGGARICDVPLAHCTGRGRLIDARGLSPVITAECLEGTDLRAGDVVLVYTGWSARFREDDYYKAYPMLDERFAHGLVKAGVAMVGLDTPSPDYDPFPVHKILLAAGILIAENLTNLSALENREFRVHAYPVKYEADAAPARIVAEIG; via the coding sequence ATGAAGTCGCTCGTCGACTTGACCCATATTTTTACCGGCGATATGCCGGTCTATCCCGGCGATCCATGTGCGCGCCTGTATCAGACGATGTTTGTCGAGAAAGACGGGTTTTCAGATCACAAAGTTGAAACCTGTATGCATGTTGGTACGCATATCGATGCGCCGTTGCACATGATCGCGGGTGGCGCACGCATATGCGACGTACCACTCGCGCATTGCACAGGACGTGGTCGTCTGATTGATGCGCGCGGTCTTTCGCCCGTTATTACGGCAGAATGTCTGGAGGGGACTGATTTGCGGGCGGGGGATGTTGTTCTGGTGTATACCGGCTGGTCCGCACGGTTTCGTGAAGACGATTACTATAAAGCCTATCCAATGCTGGATGAGAGGTTTGCCCACGGACTTGTAAAGGCAGGAGTCGCAATGGTCGGTCTGGATACTCCATCGCCTGATTACGACCCGTTCCCGGTCCACAAAATCCTGCTGGCCGCCGGTATTTTAATTGCTGAAAATCTGACCAATCTTTCCGCGCTGGAAAACCGGGAATTCCGCGTCCACGCATATCCGGTAAAGTACGAAGCCGATGCCGCGCCCGCGCGGATCGTTGCAGAGATTGGATGA
- a CDS encoding universal stress protein yields the protein MNAKGEKRRGGDGGTYLVIADDTPEFRVALHYAVRKARARRGHLAMARIIEPVAFTEWMGVESAARAEARAKAEGEMEALAGSVAAEHGITPSLILREGKRIDEIIAITNGNPGLVALVLGASTQKGTPGPLVSYFTAKGISQLRVPVIIVPGHLKPEDLGRLV from the coding sequence ATGAACGCAAAAGGTGAAAAGCGGCGCGGCGGCGATGGCGGCACCTATCTGGTGATCGCGGACGACACGCCGGAATTCCGCGTCGCATTGCATTACGCGGTGCGCAAGGCGCGGGCGCGGCGCGGGCATCTGGCCATGGCGCGGATCATCGAACCCGTGGCCTTTACCGAATGGATGGGCGTCGAATCCGCCGCCCGGGCCGAGGCGCGCGCCAAGGCCGAGGGGGAGATGGAGGCGCTGGCGGGCAGCGTGGCCGCCGAACACGGGATCACCCCGTCGCTGATCCTGCGCGAGGGCAAACGGATCGACGAAATCATCGCGATCACGAACGGCAATCCCGGCCTGGTCGCGCTGGTGCTGGGCGCAAGCACGCAAAAGGGCACGCCGGGACCGCTGGTCAGTTACTTCACCGCCAAGGGGATTTCGCAATTGCGTGTGCCGGTCATCATCGTACCGGGGCATCTGAAGCCGGAAGACCTTGGCAGGCTTGTGTAA
- a CDS encoding TIGR02186 family protein translates to MRRIILTILLLGAFSGSAHGMAVDISDDIIHVTTGFNGAGITVFGTQDEPGAVVLVIEGPPHPMTVRRKSRVMGLWTNTSWRDYSDVPSFYEVAASSPLSMVAAPDVLREHHIGLDSLHVAPEDGENTVQDDAFTRELFTRMEQRRLFVPTVTPLAYPGPKLFKAHFAMPPIVTPGEYKVSAYLFADGKVIEQDSTSFNVVPEGLSADIRRFALEDGVLYGLCAIAMAMAAGWLATVLLKRE, encoded by the coding sequence ATGCGCCGGATAATCCTGACAATCCTTCTTTTGGGCGCCTTTAGCGGCAGCGCGCACGGCATGGCGGTCGACATCTCGGACGACATCATCCACGTCACGACCGGGTTCAACGGCGCGGGCATCACCGTATTCGGCACGCAGGACGAACCGGGCGCGGTCGTACTGGTGATCGAGGGGCCGCCACACCCCATGACCGTGCGGCGCAAGTCGCGGGTGATGGGGCTGTGGACCAACACGTCGTGGCGCGATTACAGTGATGTGCCCTCGTTTTATGAAGTGGCGGCCAGCAGCCCGCTTTCAATGGTCGCCGCGCCGGACGTTTTGCGCGAACATCATATCGGGCTGGACAGCCTGCACGTCGCGCCGGAGGACGGCGAGAACACCGTGCAGGACGACGCGTTCACGCGCGAATTGTTCACGCGCATGGAGCAGCGGCGACTGTTCGTGCCCACCGTCACCCCGCTGGCCTATCCCGGCCCCAAGCTGTTCAAGGCGCATTTCGCCATGCCGCCGATCGTGACCCCCGGCGAATACAAGGTTTCGGCCTATCTGTTCGCGGATGGCAAAGTGATCGAACAGGACAGCACCAGTTTCAACGTCGTGCCAGAGGGGTTGAGCGCCGATATACGGCGCTTTGCCCTTGAGGACGGGGTGTTGTATGGTTTATGCGCCATCGCCATGGCGATGGCGGCCGGATGGCTGGCCACGGTGCTGCTGAAACGGGAATGA
- a CDS encoding sulfite exporter TauE/SafE family protein — protein MSRIILYAMPVYLPIAEMSVSAGAVVLLGIVVGFFSGLFGIGGGALTTPLLIFFGIPPVVAVATQTCQIIASSTAGFISQLQRRGIDFKIAGHMMTGGAIGAVIGLGIFQLLRMLGQIDLAIKALYMVLLGGIGVSMIVEITRSYLRRDAGGAPTENRVHRWLKTLPMQTEYPVSGITISRYGPMGIGFVSGILLAILGTGAGFMVVPAMIYFLGMPALMVTGTSMLQLLVLTSLAAMMHALTTHAIDLILGALLIFGSVIGTILGLRSTKYVHGRPARLLLAAIIVVVAIRMGFELVIPPHDPYTLSIGH, from the coding sequence ATGAGTCGGATAATCTTATACGCCATGCCAGTCTATCTTCCTATCGCGGAAATGTCGGTGTCGGCCGGCGCAGTCGTCCTTCTGGGTATCGTCGTCGGCTTTTTTTCAGGCCTGTTCGGGATCGGCGGCGGTGCGCTGACCACGCCGCTTTTGATCTTTTTCGGGATTCCGCCGGTGGTCGCGGTCGCGACCCAGACCTGCCAGATCATCGCATCCTCTACCGCCGGGTTCATCAGCCAGTTGCAGCGACGCGGCATCGATTTCAAGATCGCGGGACATATGATGACCGGCGGCGCGATCGGCGCGGTCATCGGGCTTGGCATCTTTCAGCTTTTACGCATGCTGGGCCAGATTGATCTGGCCATCAAGGCGCTGTACATGGTCCTTCTGGGCGGGATCGGGGTTTCGATGATCGTCGAGATTACGCGGTCCTATCTGCGCCGCGACGCAGGCGGCGCGCCAACCGAAAACCGGGTGCATCGCTGGCTCAAGACCCTGCCGATGCAGACGGAATATCCGGTATCCGGCATCACGATCAGCCGCTACGGCCCGATGGGTATCGGCTTCGTTTCCGGCATATTGCTGGCCATTCTGGGCACCGGGGCGGGGTTCATGGTGGTGCCGGCCATGATCTATTTTCTGGGCATGCCCGCGTTGATGGTCACCGGCACGTCGATGCTGCAATTGCTGGTCCTGACATCCCTGGCCGCGATGATGCACGCGTTGACCACGCATGCGATCGACCTGATTTTGGGCGCGCTGCTGATTTTCGGCAGCGTCATCGGCACGATTCTGGGTCTGCGTTCGACCAAATACGTGCACGGGCGCCCCGCGCGGTTGCTTTTGGCCGCGATCATCGTCGTGGTCGCGATCCGCATGGGATTCGAGCTGGTCATTCCGCCGCACGACCCGTACACGCTGTCGATCGGGCATTAG
- a CDS encoding nuclear transport factor 2 family protein, with the protein MLPHETPLIDRYVAWLETLAPQGVHRVAQFVARDVRYRTPEREGAGVDAAIVIHAALFDGVSALRMKVTDRASGLNGHTAYLRWDRLVTRADGVKYSLSGVSEAMIDMTGKIASIVEYWDGVPPPPAPRGLLARLLKRQG; encoded by the coding sequence ATGTTACCGCACGAAACGCCGTTGATCGACCGTTACGTCGCTTGGCTGGAAACGCTGGCACCGCAGGGTGTCCACCGGGTCGCGCAATTCGTGGCCCGCGACGTGCGTTACCGCACGCCGGAGCGCGAGGGCGCGGGGGTCGATGCCGCAATCGTGATCCATGCCGCCCTGTTCGATGGCGTATCCGCGCTGCGTATGAAGGTCACCGACCGCGCATCCGGCCTGAACGGGCATACCGCTTACCTGCGCTGGGACCGTCTGGTGACCCGCGCCGATGGCGTGAAATACAGTCTTTCCGGCGTCAGCGAGGCAATGATCGACATGACCGGCAAGATCGCATCCATCGTCGAATACTGGGACGGCGTGCCGCCGCCGCCCGCGCCGCGCGGCCTGCTGGCGCGGCTTTTAAAACGTCAGGGTTAG
- a CDS encoding LD-carboxypeptidase: MTRPARLAPCPLPAGGTIGICAPSSRGAPDAAGMHILEDCGYRVFIHPQNGLTHHQSAGSAAERAQAINDLFADTGIDAIMAARGGNRVMHALPHLDFAAIVANPKPLIAFSDGTALINAIYARTGLCGYHGPTLSRLGRAQPHEIIQMTRALGGMETTLNWPDAKILKDGRVQGPMIGGNLSMMAALTGTPYMPDTTGAILFLEDVGDQLSRYDRMFVQLRLSGAFEKLAGLVIGQIGTDGDSSVTPFGFTPDEIIAEHIAGLDIPVIVNAPFGHSGPLCTLPIGGVAHLDAGNLTLTF; the protein is encoded by the coding sequence ATGACCCGTCCGGCGCGCCTTGCGCCCTGCCCTCTGCCCGCTGGCGGCACGATCGGCATCTGCGCCCCGTCCTCGCGCGGGGCGCCGGACGCCGCGGGTATGCATATTCTTGAAGATTGCGGATACCGCGTATTCATCCACCCGCAAAACGGATTGACGCACCATCAATCGGCAGGCAGCGCAGCCGAACGCGCGCAAGCGATCAACGATTTGTTCGCCGACACGGGCATCGACGCGATCATGGCCGCGCGCGGCGGCAACCGGGTGATGCACGCGCTGCCGCATCTCGACTTCGCGGCGATTGTCGCCAACCCCAAGCCGCTGATCGCGTTTTCGGACGGCACGGCGCTGATCAACGCGATTTACGCGCGCACGGGATTATGCGGGTATCACGGCCCGACGCTTTCACGGCTGGGCCGCGCGCAACCGCATGAAATCATCCAGATGACCCGCGCGCTGGGCGGCATGGAAACGACGCTGAACTGGCCCGACGCCAAGATCCTGAAGGACGGACGGGTGCAGGGCCCGATGATCGGCGGCAATCTGTCGATGATGGCGGCGCTGACGGGGACCCCGTACATGCCGGATACCACCGGCGCGATTTTATTTCTTGAGGACGTGGGCGACCAGTTGAGCCGTTATGACCGCATGTTCGTGCAATTGCGGCTTTCGGGCGCGTTTGAAAAGCTGGCGGGGCTGGTGATCGGGCAAATCGGTACCGATGGAGATTCCTCGGTCACGCCGTTCGGTTTCACGCCCGACGAAATCATCGCCGAGCATATCGCCGGGCTGGACATCCCGGTCATCGTCAATGCCCCTTTCGGACATTCCGGGCCTTTATGCACGCTTCCCATTGGCGGGGTCGCGCATCTGGATGCCGGGAATCTAACCCTGACGTTTTAA
- a CDS encoding deoxyribodipyrimidine photo-lyase produces MGKPVIWWLRQDLRLTDNPALVAAAESGAVIPLYILEEPCQIGGASRWWLHHALAALGAPVVTRRGAVLDVLCEVMRETGATSVYWNRAYEPTAISRDKNIKAALKDAGHTAQSFKGNILIEPWEMPKPYKIFTPFYKAILGMEAQFGVPLPAPKNPRWSGATSERLGLLPDIPWDREFLDHWAPGEDGARARTMDFIDGAMEDYGHRRDIPGVDGTSRLSPYLHYGEISARDLWQTALPHRGAAPFLREVAWREFSMHLLFQHPHLPTQPLQEKFARMPWRKNEKDLRTWQRGMTGFPIVDAGMRQLWRTGWMHNRVRMIVASFLVKHLLIHWHEGEKWFWDTLVDADLANNAASWQWVAGCGADAAPYFRVFNPILQGEKFDPKGDYVRAFVPELADVPDKFIHKPWESGMTLDYPAPIVDHAAGRGRALDAFAYIRNS; encoded by the coding sequence ATGGGCAAACCTGTCATCTGGTGGCTGCGGCAGGATCTGCGGCTGACTGATAATCCCGCGCTTGTTGCCGCAGCCGAATCCGGCGCGGTCATTCCCTTATACATTCTTGAAGAGCCATGCCAGATCGGCGGCGCCTCGCGCTGGTGGCTGCATCACGCGCTGGCGGCGCTGGGCGCGCCGGTGGTCACGCGCCGAGGCGCGGTGCTGGATGTGCTTTGCGAGGTGATGCGTGAAACGGGGGCTACGTCAGTCTACTGGAACCGGGCATACGAACCGACGGCCATTTCACGCGACAAGAATATCAAGGCGGCGCTTAAAGACGCCGGACACACGGCCCAGAGTTTCAAGGGCAACATCCTGATCGAACCGTGGGAGATGCCAAAGCCGTACAAAATATTCACGCCGTTTTACAAGGCGATTTTGGGCATGGAGGCGCAGTTCGGCGTGCCCCTGCCCGCCCCGAAAAATCCGCGCTGGTCCGGCGCGACAAGCGAGAGGCTTGGCCTGTTGCCCGACATTCCGTGGGACCGTGAATTTCTCGATCACTGGGCGCCGGGCGAAGACGGGGCAAGGGCGCGCACGATGGATTTCATCGACGGCGCAATGGAAGATTACGGACACAGGCGCGACATTCCCGGCGTCGACGGCACCTCGCGCCTGTCGCCGTATCTGCATTACGGTGAAATCTCGGCACGCGACCTATGGCAAACGGCATTGCCGCACAGGGGCGCCGCGCCTTTTCTGCGCGAGGTCGCGTGGCGTGAGTTTTCGATGCATCTGCTGTTCCAGCATCCCCATTTACCAACGCAGCCCCTGCAGGAAAAATTCGCGCGCATGCCGTGGCGAAAAAATGAAAAAGATTTGCGGACATGGCAGAGGGGCATGACCGGGTTTCCCATCGTCGATGCCGGCATGCGGCAGCTGTGGCGCACGGGATGGATGCATAACCGTGTGCGGATGATCGTCGCATCGTTTCTGGTCAAACACCTTTTGATCCACTGGCATGAAGGGGAAAAATGGTTCTGGGACACGCTGGTCGACGCTGATCTGGCCAACAACGCCGCAAGCTGGCAATGGGTGGCCGGATGCGGTGCCGACGCCGCACCGTATTTCCGCGTCTTCAATCCGATTTTACAAGGCGAGAAATTCGACCCCAAGGGCGATTACGTGCGCGCCTTCGTGCCGGAACTGGCGGATGTACCGGACAAATTCATCCACAAGCCGTGGGAAAGCGGCATGACGCTCGATTACCCCGCGCCAATCGTCGACCATGCCGCGGGGCGGGGACGCGCGCTGGATGCGTTTGCGTACATCCGCAATTCATAG
- a CDS encoding type II toxin-antitoxin system VapC family toxin: protein MNYLLDTHILLSALYDDAQLSSDVRAALTSPDHRFFVSHASLWEISLQQQQGRLDYDPDFYALLERTNLNQLPIDLRHIAGTAALPPMHKDPFDRMLVAQAAAEGMVIVTDDVRLSLYDVPLLRN, encoded by the coding sequence ATGAACTATCTGCTTGATACCCATATCCTTCTGAGCGCGCTGTACGACGACGCGCAGCTTTCGTCCGATGTGCGCGCGGCGCTGACCAGCCCGGACCACCGGTTTTTCGTCAGCCACGCCAGTTTGTGGGAGATCAGCTTGCAACAGCAGCAGGGGCGGCTCGATTACGACCCCGATTTCTATGCGCTGCTGGAGCGAACCAACCTGAACCAGTTGCCCATCGATTTGCGCCATATCGCCGGGACCGCCGCCCTGCCCCCGATGCACAAGGACCCGTTCGACCGGATGCTGGTCGCGCAGGCTGCCGCCGAAGGCATGGTCATCGTTACCGACGACGTGCGCCTGTCGCTTTACGATGTGCCGCTTTTGCGCAATTAA
- a CDS encoding type II toxin-antitoxin system Phd/YefM family antitoxin, giving the protein MEIFNISHAKTHLSALVARVEAGEEIVIGRADKPLCKLVPYIPADKPCFVGAGAGRIAVPPVEAFNLWDDEIAEALTMDLFQEAA; this is encoded by the coding sequence ATGGAAATCTTCAACATATCGCATGCAAAAACCCATCTTTCGGCGCTGGTCGCACGGGTCGAGGCGGGCGAGGAAATCGTCATCGGTCGCGCCGACAAGCCTTTGTGCAAACTGGTCCCTTACATTCCGGCGGACAAACCCTGTTTTGTCGGCGCGGGCGCGGGGCGCATCGCCGTGCCGCCGGTCGAGGCGTTCAATCTGTGGGATGACGAGATCGCCGAGGCGTTGACCATGGATCTGTTTCAAGAAGCGGCCTAG
- a CDS encoding pseudouridine-5'-phosphate glycosidase, translating to MTLRFSPEILDALKEGAPVVALESTLVTHGFPHPENLAIARESEQAIRAGGAVPATIALVGGRPQIGLDEAQLAALAAPGAQVVKASVRDLAVCAARGQSAGTTVAATMRLAAQAGIALFATGGIGGVHRGVSESWDISADLTELSRSPVCVVSAGAKSLLDLPKTLEVLETLGVPVIGFGTDEFPAFYSRTSGIKLTARVDTPAEAAAVVAAHRALGLPGGLLIVQPIAENLALPADEMERHIAAAQDAASREGVSGKALTPFILRYIAAATQGRTIEPNKALIRANARLAAEIACALAAL from the coding sequence ATGACCCTGCGCTTTAGCCCTGAAATTCTGGATGCCCTGAAGGAAGGCGCGCCCGTTGTGGCGTTGGAATCCACGCTGGTGACGCACGGTTTTCCGCATCCCGAAAATTTGGCGATCGCACGGGAATCCGAACAGGCAATCCGTGCGGGCGGTGCGGTGCCCGCTACCATTGCGCTGGTTGGTGGCCGCCCGCAGATAGGGCTTGATGAGGCACAGCTTGCCGCGCTGGCGGCACCCGGTGCGCAGGTGGTCAAGGCGTCGGTGCGCGATCTGGCGGTGTGCGCGGCGCGGGGGCAAAGCGCGGGCACGACCGTGGCCGCGACCATGCGTCTGGCGGCGCAGGCGGGCATCGCGCTGTTCGCCACCGGCGGGATCGGCGGCGTGCATCGCGGCGTGTCTGAAAGCTGGGACATCTCGGCGGATCTGACCGAACTCTCACGCAGCCCGGTTTGCGTGGTCAGCGCCGGGGCGAAATCGCTGCTCGACCTGCCCAAGACGCTGGAGGTGCTGGAAACCCTTGGCGTGCCGGTGATCGGCTTCGGCACCGACGAATTCCCGGCTTTTTATTCGCGCACCTCCGGCATCAAACTGACCGCCCGCGTCGATACGCCGGCCGAGGCGGCGGCGGTGGTCGCCGCGCACCGCGCGCTGGGCCTGCCCGGCGGGCTGCTGATCGTCCAGCCCATCGCGGAAAATCTTGCGCTGCCCGCCGATGAAATGGAACGCCATATCGCCGCGGCGCAGGACGCGGCATCGCGCGAAGGCGTATCGGGCAAGGCATTGACCCCCTTTATCCTCCGTTATATCGCGGCGGCGACGCAGGGCCGCACCATCGAACCCAACAAGGCCCTGATCCGCGCGAATGCAAGGCTTGCCGCCGAAATCGCCTGTGCGCTGGCCGCGCTTTAG